Proteins from a genomic interval of Halorussus rarus:
- the hemE gene encoding uroporphyrinogen decarboxylase, whose translation MSDLLVRAARGERTERPPVWLMRQAGRYIPEYREIREDYTFREAISNPEVAERITLLPWDIFEPDGLVMFSDILTVLEPLGLDYRIESGVGPVVENPVTRPDEVPESHADVREELDYVGALLERLQESVGDRTSIIGFTGGPFTLAAYAVAGRPAGKKQKPVRRFRVEYPEAFRALLDRFADVVVDYVEYQVDAGADLIQLFDTYAGLLTPDDYREFLQPLHQRILDAVDVPTVVFVRNPGGKLDLLADAGADVVSLDWTVDMAEAREQLGDTPVQGNLDPSYLLGDEEFVRERTAEVIEKAGPEGHILNLGHGIDRETPVENATAFVETAKEWEW comes from the coding sequence ATGAGCGACCTGCTGGTGCGAGCGGCGCGGGGCGAGCGAACCGAGCGACCGCCGGTCTGGCTGATGCGGCAGGCCGGCCGGTACATCCCCGAGTACCGCGAGATCCGCGAGGACTACACGTTCCGCGAGGCCATCTCGAACCCCGAGGTGGCCGAGCGCATCACCCTCCTGCCGTGGGACATCTTCGAGCCCGACGGCCTGGTGATGTTCTCGGACATCCTGACGGTGCTCGAGCCGCTCGGGCTCGACTACCGCATCGAGAGCGGGGTCGGCCCGGTCGTCGAGAACCCCGTGACCCGACCCGACGAAGTTCCCGAGAGCCACGCCGACGTGCGCGAGGAACTCGACTACGTCGGCGCGTTGCTCGAACGCCTCCAGGAGAGCGTCGGCGACCGGACCAGCATCATCGGGTTCACCGGCGGTCCGTTCACCCTCGCGGCCTACGCGGTCGCGGGCCGACCTGCGGGCAAGAAGCAGAAGCCCGTCCGGCGGTTCCGCGTGGAGTACCCCGAGGCGTTCCGGGCGCTGCTCGACCGCTTCGCCGACGTCGTGGTCGACTACGTCGAGTACCAGGTCGATGCCGGCGCCGACCTGATCCAGCTGTTCGACACCTACGCCGGCCTGCTGACGCCAGACGACTACCGGGAGTTCCTCCAGCCGCTCCACCAGCGCATTCTGGACGCGGTCGACGTGCCCACGGTCGTCTTCGTCCGGAACCCCGGCGGGAAGCTCGACCTGCTGGCCGACGCGGGCGCCGACGTGGTGAGCCTCGACTGGACGGTGGACATGGCCGAGGCCCGCGAGCAGCTGGGCGACACGCCGGTCCAGGGCAACCTCGACCCCTCATACCTGCTCGGCGACGAGGAGTTCGTGCGCGAGCGGACCGCGGAGGTCATCGAGAAGGCCGGCCCCGAGGGTCACATCCTGAACCTGGGCCACGGCATCGACCGC
- a CDS encoding glycosyltransferase — MRVLIVPELYRPDDPSANGTLGDAATWVDGWLDRDPHLHVYWLVPPQVPDEPILADREQVTAIRAEPFGPHGDDSELSETDADEPSADIFTEGGYSWAELAALKREIYDRGAYLDCVVDQRRTGRFDLHKWLCERTDRWAADVEPFDLIANVHDLQVPFKYRYCSYRGPFQSRMAMAAAVFADGIWFKAGVDADRLRERATDVLRPEVVEAALDEAAETGSPIDFSGFEESYADEPRYLHLAGSLWEKKRADRLLAVGERLHEEYDIQTLLTSMEHVPDEYADLSWVEAHSEADRETYEAALRRGDLAVCASEYETMARTPFEQAASGQVLVLRDEPWIYDCVPEDYRLAGDPDDLGNLAAEAVEHWDAAVGENRRLVDRVERVRDPDRSARRTHDDLRARVAAKREAYELDPTDGPVRDALADAADSENALSSQTRSRAASASTAVAGETDADSEVDTDTFPRAVDLDDLRARTADYTDDGRPVTADADYALADLVYALRSLGYRDAGNPGTPVFLEKDR; from the coding sequence ATGCGCGTCCTCATCGTCCCCGAACTCTACCGGCCCGACGACCCGAGCGCGAACGGCACCCTCGGCGACGCCGCGACGTGGGTCGACGGGTGGCTCGATCGCGACCCGCACCTCCACGTCTACTGGCTGGTCCCGCCGCAGGTCCCCGACGAGCCGATTCTGGCCGACCGCGAGCAGGTCACCGCGATTCGTGCCGAGCCCTTCGGTCCGCACGGCGACGACTCCGAGCTGTCGGAAACGGATGCAGACGAACCCAGCGCCGACATCTTCACCGAGGGCGGCTACAGCTGGGCCGAACTCGCCGCGCTGAAGCGCGAGATCTACGACCGGGGCGCGTACCTCGACTGCGTGGTCGACCAGCGCCGGACCGGCCGGTTCGACCTCCACAAGTGGCTCTGCGAGCGGACCGACCGGTGGGCCGCCGACGTCGAGCCGTTCGACCTAATCGCCAACGTCCACGACCTCCAGGTGCCGTTCAAGTACCGCTACTGCTCGTACCGCGGGCCGTTCCAGAGCAGGATGGCGATGGCGGCGGCGGTCTTCGCCGACGGCATCTGGTTCAAGGCCGGCGTCGACGCCGACCGCCTCCGCGAGCGCGCGACCGACGTCCTCCGGCCCGAGGTGGTCGAGGCGGCCCTCGACGAGGCGGCCGAGACCGGCAGCCCCATCGACTTCTCGGGGTTCGAGGAGTCGTACGCCGACGAGCCCCGGTACCTCCACCTCGCGGGGTCGCTCTGGGAGAAGAAGCGCGCCGACAGGCTGCTCGCGGTCGGCGAACGCCTGCACGAGGAGTACGACATTCAGACTCTGTTGACCAGCATGGAGCACGTCCCCGACGAGTACGCCGACCTGTCGTGGGTCGAGGCCCACTCCGAGGCCGACCGCGAGACCTACGAGGCCGCGCTCCGGCGGGGCGACCTCGCGGTCTGCGCCAGCGAGTACGAGACCATGGCCCGGACCCCGTTCGAGCAGGCGGCCAGCGGGCAGGTGCTCGTCCTGCGCGACGAGCCGTGGATCTACGACTGCGTCCCCGAGGACTACCGACTCGCGGGCGACCCCGACGACCTCGGGAACCTCGCCGCCGAGGCGGTCGAGCACTGGGACGCGGCGGTCGGCGAGAACCGCCGGCTCGTCGACCGCGTCGAGCGCGTGCGGGACCCCGACCGGTCGGCACGGCGGACCCACGACGACCTCCGGGCACGCGTCGCGGCGAAGCGCGAAGCGTACGAACTGGATCCGACGGACGGGCCGGTCCGCGACGCGCTCGCGGACGCCGCGGACTCGGAGAATGCGCTGTCATCGCAGACGCGCTCCCGGGCGGCCAGCGCCTCGACAGCCGTCGCGGGCGAGACGGACGCGGATTCAGAAGTCGATACGGACACTTTCCCGCGGGCGGTCGATCTCGACGACCTCCGGGCGCGAACCGCCGATTACACCGACGACGGTCGACCCGTCACCGCCGACGCCGACTACGCGCTCGCGGACCTCGTCTACGCGCTCCGGTCGCTGGGATACCGGGACGCGGGGAATCCGGGAACGCCGGTGTTCCTGGAGAAAGACCGGTGA